In one window of Helianthus annuus cultivar XRQ/B chromosome 17, HanXRQr2.0-SUNRISE, whole genome shotgun sequence DNA:
- the LOC110925094 gene encoding uncharacterized protein LOC110925094, whose protein sequence is MKDYFDEAPTFSNEVFRRRFRMSKRLFLRIVNDLEANYDYFKQKPDARGGLGFTGIQKCTSALRILAYGNTTDINDEYLKMAEKTTRDSLEHFCRGIIDVYGARYLRTPTWEDLQKIYEVHNVEHGLPGMIGSIDCIHWRWDNCPTAWRGQHTRGDQKGPTIILQAVASQDLWVWSAYFGVVGSCNDINVFEQSPLLEKWISGKAPKASFYANGNYYPHGYYLSDGIYPRYSIFVKTFSDPIDDKRAYFKKIQESSRKDIERCFGVLKQHEGKAICQNYVPEAVQQEHPQASMEERLLQIHDLQTYSNKSKCGKSPKLIKVSKNMWAG, encoded by the exons atgaaagactattttgacGAGGCGCCGACATTTTCAAACGAAGTTTTTAGGCGTCGTTTCCGGATGAGTAAACGGTTGTTTCTACGCATAGTCAACGACTTGGAAGCCAACtacgattattttaaacaaaaaccggATGCGAGAGGGGGACTTGGATTCACCGGTATCCAAAAGTGTACGTCGGCATTACGAATCCTTGCTTATGGTAACACtaccgacatcaacgacgagtatctaaaaatggcggagaaaacaacacgagatagcttggaacatttttgtcgcg gtataatTGATGTGTACGGTGCGCGTTATCTTAGAACGCCTACATGGGAGGACCTTCAAAAGATCTACGAGGTACATAATGTCGAGCATGGTTTGCCTGGTATGATCGGGAGCATAGATTGCATACATTGGCGTTGGGATAACTGCCCGACTGCATGGCGAGGCCAACACACACGTGGTGACCAAAAAGGACCCACTATTATTCTTCAGGCGGTTGCTTCacaggacctttgggtttggtcggcttactttggcgtggtcgggtcatgcaatgatatCAATGTTTTTGAACAATCGCCGTTGTTAGAGAAGTGGATTTCTGGCAAAGCTCCAAAAGCGTCGTTTTACGCAAATGGAAACTACTACCCCCATGGATATTATTTGAGCGACGGaatttatcctaggtattcgatttttgtgaagacgtttagtgatcctattgatgacaaaagagcatactttaaaaagattcaagagtcttcacgaaaagacattgagagatgctttggggttcttaaaCAAC acgaaggaaaggcgatatgCCAGAATTATGTGCCAGAAGCCGTTCAGCAGGAGCATCCGCAGGcgtcaatggaagaaaga